Proteins encoded in a region of the Drosophila busckii strain San Diego stock center, stock number 13000-0081.31 chromosome 2L, ASM1175060v1, whole genome shotgun sequence genome:
- the LOC108608396 gene encoding uncharacterized protein LOC108608396 isoform X3 has translation MQSYISFMLSLMTLEPHPNDQFNCDEETLRMREQLLLYKAEVDALDRNAEDYYERKEQLIYKIFCEFRVRSAEYDAELFG, from the coding sequence ATGCAGTCCTATATATCGTTTATGCTGTCGCTTATGACGCTCGAGCCGCATCCGAATGACCAGTTCAACTGCGATGAGGAAACGCTGCGCATGCGCGAACAGTTGCTGCTCTATAAGGCTGAGGTGGATGCTCTGGATCGCAATGCGGAGGATTATTATGAACGCAAGGAGcagcttatttataaaatctTTTGCGAATTTCGCGTGCGCAGTGCCGAGTACGATGCTGAGCTCTTTGGTTAG
- the LOC108608396 gene encoding uncharacterized protein LOC108608396 isoform X1 yields MDINYAVEDAHDENILKHSVEKQPHSMQSYISFMLSLMTLEPHPNDQFNCDEETLRMREQLLLYKAEVDALDRNAEDYYERKEQLIYKIFCEFRVRSAEYDAELFG; encoded by the exons ATGGATATAAATTATGCTGTGGAAGATGCGCACGATGAGAATATTCTGAAGCATAGTGTGGAAAAGCAG CCTCATTCTATGCAGTCCTATATATCGTTTATGCTGTCGCTTATGACGCTCGAGCCGCATCCGAATGACCAGTTCAACTGCGATGAGGAAACGCTGCGCATGCGCGAACAGTTGCTGCTCTATAAGGCTGAGGTGGATGCTCTGGATCGCAATGCGGAGGATTATTATGAACGCAAGGAGcagcttatttataaaatctTTTGCGAATTTCGCGTGCGCAGTGCCGAGTACGATGCTGAGCTCTTTGGTTAG
- the LOC108608396 gene encoding uncharacterized protein LOC108608396 isoform X2 has product MDINYAVEDAHDENILKHSVEKQSYISFMLSLMTLEPHPNDQFNCDEETLRMREQLLLYKAEVDALDRNAEDYYERKEQLIYKIFCEFRVRSAEYDAELFG; this is encoded by the exons ATGGATATAAATTATGCTGTGGAAGATGCGCACGATGAGAATATTCTGAAGCATAGTGTGGAAAAGCAG TCCTATATATCGTTTATGCTGTCGCTTATGACGCTCGAGCCGCATCCGAATGACCAGTTCAACTGCGATGAGGAAACGCTGCGCATGCGCGAACAGTTGCTGCTCTATAAGGCTGAGGTGGATGCTCTGGATCGCAATGCGGAGGATTATTATGAACGCAAGGAGcagcttatttataaaatctTTTGCGAATTTCGCGTGCGCAGTGCCGAGTACGATGCTGAGCTCTTTGGTTAG